From Streptomyces sp. TLI_053, a single genomic window includes:
- a CDS encoding iron chelate uptake ABC transporter family permease subunit, which yields MSTAPHPVARPAGRGRATAALTVGAALLLATVLLGLAVGSQHEPVPTVIDVVMRRLGLGSPDVTLLDDRIVWQLRLPRVLGAAATGAGLAVCGAVLQTLTGNDLADPFLLGISDGAAAGAVTVIVLGVGVTGAVGTGAVATAAFAGALLAATAVLALAGARNRSLPTTRTVLAGIAVGQMCGAFTSFVVMVLGDRNAARGVMEWTLGSVAGVRWPTAVFLTAVALIGVTVLTSSARDLDAFAFGETSARSLGVHVERTRWLLVATAALVTACLVANTGVIGFLGLVVPHVVRLACGPRHALLLPVSALVGASLLVGSDIVARSILPDREIPVGVVTAGLGAPFFAWLLWRQGRADGSAL from the coding sequence ATGAGCACCGCGCCCCACCCCGTCGCGCGGCCCGCCGGCCGGGGCCGCGCGACGGCGGCCCTGACCGTCGGCGCGGCCCTGCTGCTGGCCACCGTGCTGCTCGGCCTGGCCGTGGGCTCGCAGCACGAGCCGGTCCCGACCGTGATCGACGTCGTGATGCGCCGGCTCGGGCTCGGCAGCCCGGACGTGACGCTGCTGGACGACCGGATCGTCTGGCAACTGCGACTCCCCCGGGTGCTGGGAGCGGCTGCCACCGGCGCCGGGCTGGCGGTCTGCGGCGCGGTGCTGCAGACGCTGACCGGGAACGACCTGGCCGATCCCTTCCTGCTCGGGATCTCGGACGGAGCCGCCGCCGGCGCGGTCACCGTGATCGTCCTCGGCGTCGGCGTGACCGGTGCCGTGGGCACCGGCGCGGTGGCGACGGCGGCCTTCGCCGGCGCCCTGCTCGCCGCCACCGCCGTCCTGGCACTGGCCGGCGCCCGCAACCGGTCGCTGCCGACCACCCGGACCGTGCTCGCCGGCATCGCGGTGGGACAGATGTGCGGGGCCTTCACCTCGTTCGTCGTGATGGTCCTCGGGGACCGCAACGCGGCGCGCGGCGTCATGGAGTGGACACTGGGCTCCGTCGCCGGCGTGCGGTGGCCCACCGCCGTCTTCCTGACCGCGGTCGCGCTGATCGGCGTGACGGTCCTGACCTCCTCGGCCCGCGACCTGGACGCCTTCGCCTTCGGCGAGACCTCCGCCCGCTCCCTCGGCGTCCACGTGGAACGCACCCGCTGGCTCCTCGTCGCCACCGCCGCCCTGGTGACCGCGTGCCTGGTCGCCAACACCGGCGTCATCGGCTTCCTCGGCCTGGTCGTACCGCACGTGGTCCGTCTCGCCTGCGGACCGCGCCACGCGCTGCTGCTGCCCGTGTCGGCGCTGGTGGGCGCGTCCCTCCTGGTGGGCAGCGACATCGTGGCGCGCTCGATCCTCCCCGATCGGGAGATCCCCGTCGGCGTCGTCACGGCCGGGCTCGGAGCGCCCTTCTTCGCCTGGCTGCTGTGGCGCCAGGGGCGGGCCGACGGGAGCGCCCTGTGA
- a CDS encoding helix-turn-helix transcriptional regulator — MTSFRARERRMMGEIDDLAAAKLPLEQFFRQLLTVLGPALGSEAGCLHGADPVTGFLTSTVAEGLQPTAFEHAIRLEMWSDDTTRFVDIRAAGRVVETVHRATGGRPERSVRYRELLSEYGLGDELRMNFDVGGGRWGAAALMRAAGSAPFGASEQRLAERAARAVAVALRDYALPAAGTPDGQDGRADPQDGPYWLAVAVIGPTGQLTSADAGARQLFEELAEGQYRPAGVPTALVYLSERARTHAASAAHAWTRLRRPNGQWVAVHASLLDQGPRGSVALVAQPASPVDVIPLSLLAHRFSPREQEVVLQAVRGLSTRDIARRLFLSPATVQDHLKSAFTKTGVRSRRELVALLAAPYTAGLGRPPV, encoded by the coding sequence ATGACCTCCTTCCGCGCCAGGGAACGCCGCATGATGGGAGAGATCGACGATCTGGCGGCAGCGAAGCTCCCGCTGGAGCAGTTCTTCCGGCAGCTCCTCACCGTCCTCGGGCCCGCTCTCGGCTCCGAAGCGGGCTGCCTGCACGGGGCCGATCCGGTCACCGGCTTCCTGACCTCCACGGTTGCCGAGGGCCTGCAGCCGACCGCCTTCGAGCACGCCATAAGGCTGGAGATGTGGTCCGACGACACGACCCGGTTCGTCGACATCCGGGCCGCCGGCCGGGTCGTCGAGACCGTCCACCGCGCCACCGGTGGCCGCCCCGAACGCAGCGTGCGCTACCGGGAGTTGCTCTCCGAGTACGGACTGGGCGACGAGCTGCGGATGAACTTCGACGTCGGCGGCGGGCGGTGGGGAGCCGCCGCGCTGATGCGCGCGGCCGGATCGGCGCCTTTCGGGGCGAGCGAGCAGCGACTGGCCGAACGGGCCGCCCGGGCCGTGGCCGTCGCCCTGCGCGACTACGCGCTGCCCGCCGCGGGCACCCCTGACGGGCAGGACGGCCGAGCGGATCCGCAGGACGGACCGTACTGGCTCGCGGTCGCCGTCATCGGTCCCACCGGGCAGCTCACCTCCGCGGACGCCGGGGCGCGACAGCTGTTCGAGGAGCTCGCCGAGGGGCAGTACCGTCCCGCCGGAGTGCCGACCGCGCTGGTCTACCTCTCCGAGCGGGCCCGCACCCACGCGGCCTCCGCCGCCCACGCCTGGACCCGGCTGCGCCGCCCCAACGGCCAGTGGGTCGCCGTCCACGCCTCCCTGCTCGACCAGGGCCCGCGGGGCAGCGTCGCCCTGGTCGCGCAGCCCGCGAGCCCGGTCGACGTCATTCCGCTGTCCCTGCTGGCACACCGCTTCTCCCCCCGGGAGCAGGAGGTGGTCCTGCAGGCGGTACGGGGCCTGAGCACCAGGGACATAGCCCGCCGGCTCTTCCTGAGCCCGGCCACCGTCCAGGACCACCTGAAGTCGGCCTTCACCAAGACCGGCGTACGGAGCCGCCGCGAACTCGTCGCGCTCCTCGCCGCCCCGTACACCGCCGGACTCGGTCGCCCCCCGGTCTGA
- a CDS encoding helix-turn-helix transcriptional regulator, with protein sequence MMKEIRHESVAPTRTQRLASGGEIDAHRHDDHQIVYAGRGAVAVTTDAGSWVAPATRALWIPAGTAHRHRAHGQLDLHLVGLPVTENPLGLDTPAVLTVSPLLRELIVACTRSPDDHSPPQLRLRAVMLDQLRVSPEQPLHLPTPTDPLLRELHDILSADPADNRSLDELGRQIGAGARTLSRRLHDDLGLTYPQWRTQVRLHHALVLLADRTPVTTVAIRCGWSSASTFIDVFRRAFGHTPGSRPTA encoded by the coding sequence ATGATGAAGGAAATCCGCCACGAGTCCGTCGCGCCGACCCGGACCCAGCGTCTCGCGTCCGGCGGCGAGATCGACGCGCACCGCCACGACGACCACCAGATCGTCTACGCCGGCCGGGGCGCCGTCGCCGTCACCACCGACGCCGGCTCATGGGTCGCCCCCGCCACCCGGGCGCTCTGGATCCCGGCGGGCACCGCCCACCGGCACCGGGCCCACGGTCAGCTCGACCTCCACCTCGTCGGCCTGCCCGTGACCGAGAACCCGCTCGGCCTCGACACTCCGGCGGTCCTGACCGTCAGCCCTCTCCTCCGCGAACTGATCGTCGCCTGCACGCGCTCCCCCGACGACCACAGCCCGCCCCAGCTGCGCCTGCGCGCCGTCATGCTCGATCAGCTCAGGGTCTCCCCCGAACAGCCACTGCACCTGCCGACCCCCACCGACCCGCTGCTCCGGGAACTGCACGACATCCTGAGCGCCGACCCGGCGGACAACCGCTCCCTCGACGAGCTCGGCCGACAGATCGGCGCCGGCGCCCGCACCCTCTCCCGCCGTCTCCACGACGATCTCGGCCTCACCTACCCGCAATGGCGCACCCAGGTCCGACTCCACCACGCACTGGTCCTCCTCGCCGACCGGACCCCCGTCACCACCGTCGCGATCCGCTGCGGCTGGTCGTCGGCAAGCACCTTCATCGACGTGTTCCGCCGCGCCTTCGGCCACACCCCCGGGTCCCGCCCGACGGCCTGA
- a CDS encoding ABC transporter substrate-binding protein — protein MSGAPVDLDNCGTTVSVGTPPERLVTLNQGATQVALALGLESRMAGTAYLDDAVPEKWKAAYDSVPVLSKEYPTKEKLLASRPDFLYASYASAFTDKAVGSREELRGQGIPSYVSPFGCSDKSKVAPTTWQAMWGELNDVAKVFGVTERATAIQRGQEQQLAQLGATAAGKGLKVLWFDSDTKTPFVGAGHGGPQLVLDAVGAANVFGDLPGGWQNVSWEKVVAADPDAVVIADADWDTAQSKIDYLQGDPVLSKLTAVQRKAFVVVPFSESTPGVLLADGAARVSAGLSRLHQGS, from the coding sequence GTGAGTGGCGCGCCGGTCGACCTGGACAACTGCGGGACCACCGTGTCGGTCGGTACGCCGCCCGAACGGCTGGTGACGCTCAACCAGGGTGCCACCCAGGTGGCCCTGGCCCTCGGCCTGGAGTCCCGGATGGCCGGTACCGCCTACCTCGACGACGCCGTCCCGGAGAAGTGGAAGGCGGCCTACGACTCCGTCCCGGTGCTCTCCAAGGAGTACCCGACGAAGGAGAAGCTCCTCGCGTCCCGCCCCGACTTCCTGTACGCCTCCTACGCCAGCGCCTTCACCGACAAGGCCGTGGGCTCCCGGGAGGAACTGCGCGGCCAGGGCATCCCGTCGTACGTGTCCCCGTTCGGCTGCTCGGACAAGAGCAAGGTCGCGCCGACGACCTGGCAGGCGATGTGGGGCGAACTGAACGACGTCGCCAAGGTCTTCGGCGTCACGGAGCGGGCCACCGCGATCCAGCGGGGGCAGGAGCAGCAGCTGGCACAGCTCGGGGCGACGGCCGCCGGCAAGGGCCTGAAGGTCCTGTGGTTCGACTCGGACACCAAGACGCCGTTCGTCGGCGCCGGTCACGGCGGGCCCCAGCTGGTGCTCGACGCCGTGGGCGCCGCCAACGTCTTCGGGGACCTGCCCGGCGGCTGGCAGAACGTGAGCTGGGAGAAGGTCGTCGCCGCGGACCCGGACGCCGTCGTGATCGCGGACGCCGACTGGGACACCGCCCAGTCCAAGATCGACTACTTGCAGGGCGACCCGGTGCTGAGCAAGCTCACCGCCGTGCAGCGCAAGGCCTTCGTGGTGGTGCCGTTCTCCGAGTCGACCCCCGGTGTGCTGCTCGCCGACGGCGCCGCCCGGGTGTCCGCGGGACTGAGCCGGCTGCACCAGGGTTCATGA
- a CDS encoding BTAD domain-containing putative transcriptional regulator: protein MEFRILGPLEVWTDDGRRARTEGAKQERMLGTLLLNAGAVVPVTRLVDAVWGDEPPATARRQVRNLAGLLRRKLAAAQDGPPVLLTDGPGYRIAPNGHRVDALTFAHRVSVARRLAECDEPAAAVAEFRAALGLWRGPVLDGLSGGLPAAGSVALNELRLTAWENCLDLEAELGRHRQIVPELTALVAEHPLRDRFVTQLVRALHRAGRQADGLAAYRRFARQLADELGLDPGPELRLLHQELLKDGPAPAAHPPRTRQSPRHSHPVPRPAQLPPALATFVGRRAELGALDGLVGPAGPTGSSGPAGPARPAAAVGIGVLTGGAGTGKTALAVHWAHRVRERFPDGQLHIDLRGYALGPPLAPYEALSRFLRALGTDRDRIPGTIDESAALYRSLLADRRVLVLLDNARNAEQVRPLLPGSVGSLTLVTGRDGLAGLTARDGARRLVLDVLPPPEAVELLARITGADRTRAEPHAAAELAAACGHLPLALGIAAGRLAERPHRTLVEHAAELRNAEDRLTALQIDGDTTSAVRLAFDLSYRALRPTAQRLFRLLGLAPGATISAAAAAALSGSAPAATRPVLEELVAAHLLNPAGPDHYRLPDLVRCYAAERAGAETGPAHRAAARARLCSWYLHRTEAAARLLAPRRPCLPLSAPGPWYEPPGFTTPAQARQWCEREYAHLSETVRRAAEHGFDGRAWRLPVALWRHFRAGPDLADWTEAARSAVAAARRTGDPAGEAHARDDPAAAPSARGRQVGPALDPARPGVR from the coding sequence GTGGAGTTCAGGATTCTCGGGCCGCTGGAAGTCTGGACCGACGACGGCAGGCGGGCCAGGACGGAAGGGGCCAAGCAGGAGCGGATGCTCGGCACCCTGCTGCTCAACGCCGGGGCCGTGGTTCCGGTGACCCGCCTGGTCGACGCGGTCTGGGGCGACGAACCGCCCGCCACGGCCCGCCGCCAGGTGCGGAACCTCGCCGGGCTGCTGCGGCGCAAGCTCGCCGCCGCCCAGGACGGGCCGCCGGTGCTGCTGACCGACGGCCCGGGCTACCGGATCGCACCGAACGGCCACCGGGTGGACGCCCTGACCTTCGCCCACCGGGTGTCGGTGGCGCGCCGACTGGCCGAGTGCGACGAACCCGCGGCGGCCGTGGCGGAGTTCCGGGCGGCGCTGGGCCTGTGGCGCGGCCCGGTGCTGGACGGGCTGTCCGGCGGTCTGCCGGCCGCCGGTTCGGTGGCGCTGAACGAACTGCGGCTCACCGCCTGGGAGAACTGCCTGGACCTGGAGGCCGAGCTCGGCCGGCACCGGCAGATCGTCCCGGAGCTGACCGCGCTGGTCGCCGAACACCCGCTCCGGGACCGCTTCGTGACGCAGCTCGTGCGGGCCCTGCACCGGGCGGGACGACAGGCCGACGGACTCGCCGCCTACCGCCGCTTCGCGCGACAGCTGGCCGATGAACTCGGACTCGACCCCGGACCGGAACTCCGGCTCCTGCACCAGGAGTTGCTGAAGGACGGACCCGCCCCGGCTGCCCACCCGCCCCGCACCCGGCAGTCGCCGCGGCATTCGCACCCCGTACCCAGGCCCGCCCAACTGCCGCCCGCGCTGGCCACCTTCGTCGGCCGGAGGGCCGAACTCGGTGCCCTGGACGGCCTCGTCGGGCCTGCCGGGCCGACCGGATCATCCGGCCCGGCAGGCCCGGCCCGCCCGGCTGCCGCCGTCGGCATCGGTGTGCTGACCGGCGGCGCCGGGACGGGCAAGACCGCGCTCGCCGTGCACTGGGCCCACCGCGTCCGCGAGCGCTTCCCCGACGGCCAGCTCCACATCGACCTGCGCGGATACGCGCTCGGCCCGCCGCTGGCCCCGTACGAGGCGCTGTCCCGCTTCCTGCGGGCCCTCGGCACCGACCGCGACCGGATACCCGGCACCATCGACGAGAGTGCCGCCCTGTACCGGTCGCTGCTCGCCGACCGCCGGGTACTGGTGCTGCTCGACAACGCCCGCAACGCCGAGCAGGTCCGCCCGCTGCTGCCCGGCTCGGTGGGCTCGCTGACCCTGGTGACCGGTCGGGACGGGCTGGCCGGGCTCACCGCCCGCGACGGCGCCCGGCGGCTGGTGCTCGACGTCCTGCCCCCGCCCGAGGCCGTCGAACTGCTCGCCCGGATCACGGGCGCCGACCGCACCCGCGCCGAACCCCACGCCGCCGCCGAACTCGCCGCCGCCTGCGGTCACCTGCCGCTCGCCCTCGGCATCGCCGCGGGCCGCCTCGCGGAACGGCCCCACCGCACCCTGGTGGAGCACGCCGCCGAACTGCGCAATGCGGAGGACCGCCTCACCGCGCTCCAGATCGACGGCGACACCACCTCCGCCGTCCGGCTCGCCTTCGACCTCTCCTACCGCGCCCTGCGACCCACCGCCCAACGGCTCTTCCGACTGCTCGGCCTGGCCCCCGGCGCCACCATCAGCGCGGCCGCGGCCGCCGCGCTCTCCGGTTCGGCCCCCGCCGCGACCAGACCGGTGCTCGAAGAGCTCGTCGCCGCCCATCTGCTCAACCCCGCCGGGCCGGACCACTACCGCCTGCCCGACCTGGTGCGCTGCTACGCCGCCGAACGCGCCGGCGCCGAAACCGGTCCCGCCCACCGCGCGGCCGCCCGGGCACGCCTCTGTTCGTGGTACCTGCACCGCACGGAGGCGGCGGCCCGACTGCTCGCCCCGCGGCGCCCATGCCTCCCGCTCAGTGCCCCTGGCCCGTGGTACGAGCCACCGGGCTTCACCACGCCCGCCCAGGCGCGGCAGTGGTGCGAGAGGGAGTACGCGCATCTTTCGGAGACCGTCCGGCGCGCCGCCGAGCACGGCTTCGACGGCCGCGCCTGGCGGCTGCCCGTGGCGCTCTGGCGCCACTTCCGGGCCGGCCCGGACCTGGCGGACTGGACGGAGGCGGCCCGGTCGGCGGTCGCCGCGGCCCGCCGGACCGGCGACCCCGCCGGCGAGGCCCACGCCCGGGACGACCCGGCCGCCGCCCCGAGCGCGCGGGGCCGACAGGTCGGTCCGGCACTGGATCCTGCAAGGCCCGGCGTCCGATAG
- a CDS encoding helix-turn-helix transcriptional regulator translates to MANAKLGEALRMLGIGSAAGRVYLSLLELAPAPLTEIGEATGLAGAEFAAAYGELVDAGLADAATEGTDVVAPVPPAAGLEILARHRAAELEGSRIAVGGAFESFRRRRLTVHNDNLVEVVTGDAVGPRLRQAWASAREQIRQLESPPYFPQGEAVEDALATLARGVTQRVVYSKASLEMPGRLESAIEPCVEAGELARVAPTVPVKLVIIDEAYALVSLSIRETDVHNTMLVVQPCGLLSALLALFEQTWQQALPFHGRATRPAGLLPADRRLLRLLAGGASDEVIARELGISRRTFFRRLQTLMARLGAENRFQMALQAQRSGWL, encoded by the coding sequence ATGGCGAATGCGAAACTGGGCGAGGCCCTGCGGATGCTGGGGATCGGCTCCGCAGCCGGCCGCGTGTACCTGTCGCTCCTCGAGCTGGCCCCCGCCCCGCTCACCGAGATCGGCGAAGCGACCGGGCTCGCCGGTGCCGAGTTCGCCGCGGCGTACGGGGAGCTGGTCGACGCCGGGCTGGCCGACGCCGCCACCGAGGGCACGGACGTGGTGGCGCCGGTGCCTCCCGCCGCGGGGCTCGAGATCCTCGCGCGGCACCGGGCGGCCGAACTCGAAGGGTCGCGCATCGCCGTGGGCGGGGCGTTCGAGTCGTTCCGCCGCCGGCGGCTCACGGTGCACAACGACAACCTCGTCGAAGTGGTGACCGGCGACGCCGTCGGCCCGCGACTGCGCCAGGCGTGGGCCAGCGCCCGCGAGCAGATCCGTCAGCTCGAATCCCCGCCCTACTTCCCCCAGGGCGAAGCCGTCGAGGACGCGCTGGCGACCCTCGCCCGCGGTGTGACGCAGCGGGTCGTCTACTCGAAGGCGTCACTGGAGATGCCCGGGCGGCTGGAGTCGGCCATCGAACCGTGCGTCGAGGCCGGCGAGCTGGCCCGGGTGGCGCCGACGGTACCGGTCAAGCTGGTGATCATCGATGAGGCGTACGCACTGGTGTCCCTGTCGATCAGGGAGACGGACGTGCACAACACCATGCTGGTGGTGCAGCCGTGCGGCCTGCTCTCCGCACTCCTCGCACTCTTCGAGCAGACCTGGCAGCAGGCGCTCCCCTTCCACGGCCGCGCCACCCGCCCGGCCGGCCTGCTGCCGGCCGACCGCCGCCTGCTCCGCCTCCTCGCCGGCGGTGCGAGCGACGAGGTCATCGCCCGCGAACTGGGCATCAGCCGCCGCACCTTCTTCCGCCGGCTCCAGACCCTGATGGCCCGTCTGGGCGCCGAGAACCGCTTCCAGATGGCCCTCCAGGCGCAGCGCTCCGGCTGGCTGTAG
- a CDS encoding MFS transporter, with amino-acid sequence MRRNTTISLLSVGHACVDVYQGAVAALIPYFVADRHYGYAVASGIVLAASLLSSVAQPLFGALTDRWAMPWLLPVSTLLSGAGIGLSGLSGSYALTLLFVAISGIGVAAYHPESARTARLVGRGSHSAMSWFSLGGNIGFALAPLMVSAAVGHGSLRWTPVLVLPALVGTALCVPVLRTLGRRRAGVSAGTPAVGPDDVASFVRLSLAVVFRSIVFTGLSTFVSLYARERTHGSATAGTAALFLLFLGGAVGSVLGGSLANRYDRVRVSRWSYLVSVVAVAGVVCAPGPALFLFVALTSAGLYVPFSLQVTLGQDYLPSRIGTASGVTLGLTVSVGGLISPLLGRLADSTSLQTALTPLIAMPALSWLLFRTLPEPTAPERRPAEAEPAPQDA; translated from the coding sequence GTGCGAAGGAACACAACGATCTCTCTGCTGTCCGTGGGGCACGCCTGCGTCGACGTCTACCAGGGCGCCGTCGCGGCGCTGATCCCCTACTTCGTGGCCGACCGCCACTACGGCTACGCCGTCGCCTCCGGCATCGTGCTGGCCGCGTCCCTGTTGTCGTCGGTGGCCCAGCCGCTGTTCGGCGCGCTCACCGACCGGTGGGCGATGCCGTGGCTGCTGCCGGTCAGCACCCTGCTCAGCGGGGCGGGCATCGGCCTGAGCGGTCTGAGCGGCTCGTACGCGCTCACGCTGCTCTTCGTCGCGATCTCCGGCATCGGGGTCGCCGCCTACCATCCCGAGTCCGCCCGCACGGCCCGGCTGGTCGGCCGGGGCAGTCACAGCGCGATGAGCTGGTTCTCGCTGGGCGGCAACATCGGCTTCGCGCTCGCCCCGCTCATGGTGTCGGCCGCGGTCGGACACGGCTCACTGCGCTGGACGCCGGTCCTGGTCCTGCCCGCCCTGGTCGGCACCGCGCTGTGCGTCCCGGTGCTCCGGACCCTGGGCCGGCGCCGGGCCGGTGTGTCCGCCGGGACGCCGGCCGTCGGGCCCGACGACGTGGCCTCCTTCGTGAGGCTGTCCCTGGCCGTGGTCTTCCGTTCGATCGTTTTCACCGGCCTGAGCACCTTCGTCTCCCTCTACGCCCGGGAGCGCACCCACGGAAGTGCGACCGCGGGGACCGCGGCCCTGTTCCTGCTGTTCCTCGGCGGTGCCGTCGGCTCGGTCCTGGGCGGCTCCCTGGCCAACCGCTACGACCGGGTCCGGGTCTCCCGCTGGTCCTACCTCGTCTCGGTCGTCGCCGTCGCCGGAGTGGTCTGCGCGCCCGGGCCGGCCCTGTTCCTGTTCGTGGCCCTCACCTCCGCCGGCCTGTACGTCCCCTTCTCGCTGCAGGTCACCCTCGGCCAGGACTACCTGCCCTCCCGCATCGGCACCGCCAGCGGCGTCACCCTCGGACTCACCGTCAGTGTCGGCGGCCTGATCAGCCCCCTCCTGGGACGCCTGGCCGACTCCACGTCCCTGCAGACCGCCCTGACACCCTTGATCGCCATGCCCGCGCTGAGCTGGCTGCTCTTCCGCACCCTGCCCGAGCCCACGGCCCCCGAACGCCGACCCGCCGAAGCGGAACCGGCACCGCAGGACGCGTAG
- a CDS encoding flagellar hook-length control protein, protein MKRIKQAAALAVAVGLALVPLSASTAQAAAGPATHKGMTWQVLASGPEGTVQVGGPAHSTPSDPYNGDTLPSVSLPVLCINVDGSPAPDGISIGFYNGWAGGTVALSQPVKGSRLNSQAAANSVCQASFGIGWRQAEFHDGRYGPNLEYVGGWSFWAYGNIAPNARFWTAINDQQANPWN, encoded by the coding sequence ATGAAGCGCATCAAGCAGGCCGCCGCCCTGGCCGTCGCGGTCGGCCTGGCCCTCGTGCCCCTCTCGGCGAGCACCGCGCAGGCCGCCGCCGGGCCGGCCACCCACAAGGGCATGACCTGGCAGGTGCTCGCGAGCGGCCCCGAGGGGACCGTCCAGGTCGGCGGTCCGGCGCACTCGACGCCGAGCGACCCGTACAACGGCGACACCCTTCCGTCCGTGTCACTGCCGGTCCTCTGCATCAACGTGGACGGCAGCCCGGCACCGGACGGCATCAGCATCGGCTTCTACAACGGCTGGGCCGGCGGCACCGTCGCGCTCAGCCAGCCGGTGAAGGGCTCGCGCCTGAACAGCCAGGCCGCCGCGAACAGCGTCTGCCAGGCGTCCTTCGGCATCGGCTGGCGCCAGGCCGAGTTCCACGACGGCCGCTACGGCCCGAACCTGGAGTACGTCGGCGGCTGGAGCTTCTGGGCGTACGGCAACATCGCCCCCAACGCCCGGTTCTGGACCGCCATCAACGACCAGCAGGCCAACCCCTGGAACTGA
- a CDS encoding aminopeptidase P family protein, whose translation MAKARKNGLYPGVSAELSALMRTGWADTEQHDLAQDEQAPYTAHRRAALSALFPGERLVVPSGGLRTRSNDDTYPFRPYSGYVHMTGDQARDCALVLEPRRDGGHDAYCYQLPRDGRDTDEFWLGYTAELWMGRRRSLAESERVLGLACRDVRTAASDLAAAPDVPTRIVRGIDPALEAAVTTDPERDAGLEEALSGLRLVKDAWEIDELRKAVDSTVRGFTDCVGELSRAVASSERWIEGTFFRRARLEGNAVGYGSICAAGEHATIMHWTDNDGPVRVGDLLLLDAGVETRTLYTADVTRTLPISGSFTPVQRKVYDAVYEAQEAGIAAVKPGAAYRDFHVAAQRHLAEKLVEWGFLEGPAERAYELGLQRRFTMAGTGHMLGLDVHDCAEARNEEYVDGVLEPGMVLTVEPGLYFQPDDLTVPEEWRGIGVRIEDDLLVTADGAENLSAGLPRSSDEVEAWMARVAG comes from the coding sequence GTGGCGAAGGCGCGCAAGAACGGTCTCTACCCGGGAGTCTCCGCCGAGCTGTCGGCCCTGATGCGGACGGGCTGGGCCGACACCGAACAGCACGACCTCGCGCAGGACGAGCAGGCCCCGTACACGGCCCACCGTCGCGCCGCTCTGTCCGCGCTGTTCCCGGGCGAGCGGCTGGTCGTCCCCTCCGGCGGCCTCAGGACCCGCTCGAACGACGACACCTACCCGTTCCGCCCGTACTCCGGCTACGTCCACATGACCGGCGACCAGGCCCGCGACTGCGCCCTCGTGCTCGAACCCCGCCGGGACGGCGGCCACGACGCGTACTGCTACCAACTGCCGCGGGACGGCCGGGACACCGACGAGTTCTGGCTCGGTTACACCGCCGAGCTGTGGATGGGTCGCCGCCGCTCGCTCGCGGAGTCGGAGCGCGTGCTCGGGCTGGCTTGCCGCGACGTCCGTACGGCGGCGAGCGACCTGGCAGCCGCTCCCGACGTCCCCACCCGCATCGTGCGCGGCATCGACCCGGCCCTCGAGGCGGCGGTCACCACCGACCCGGAACGCGACGCCGGACTGGAGGAAGCGCTGAGCGGACTCCGTCTCGTCAAGGACGCCTGGGAGATCGACGAACTGCGCAAGGCGGTGGACTCCACCGTGCGCGGCTTCACCGACTGCGTGGGCGAGCTCTCCCGGGCCGTCGCCTCCTCGGAGCGGTGGATCGAGGGCACCTTCTTCCGCCGTGCCCGCCTGGAGGGCAACGCCGTCGGCTACGGCTCGATCTGCGCCGCCGGCGAGCACGCCACGATCATGCACTGGACCGACAACGACGGCCCGGTGCGCGTCGGCGACCTGCTGCTCCTCGACGCGGGTGTGGAGACGCGCACGCTCTACACCGCCGATGTCACCCGGACGCTGCCGATCAGCGGCTCGTTCACCCCGGTGCAGCGCAAGGTGTACGACGCGGTGTACGAGGCCCAGGAGGCGGGCATCGCCGCCGTGAAGCCGGGCGCCGCCTACCGCGACTTCCACGTGGCGGCGCAGCGCCACCTGGCGGAGAAGCTGGTCGAGTGGGGCTTCCTGGAGGGCCCGGCGGAGCGTGCGTACGAGCTCGGCCTCCAGCGCCGCTTCACCATGGCCGGCACCGGCCACATGCTCGGCCTGGACGTCCACGACTGCGCCGAGGCCCGCAACGAGGAGTACGTCGACGGCGTGCTGGAGCCGGGCATGGTCCTCACGGTGGAGCCGGGCCTGTACTTCCAGCCGGACGACCTCACCGTCCCCGAGGAGTGGCGCGGCATCGGGGTCCGGATCGAGGACGACCTGCTGGTGACCGCCGACGGGGCCGAGAACCTGTCGGCGGGCCTGCCGCGCTCGTCGGACGAGGTCGAGGCGTGGATGGCCCGCGTCGCGGGTTGA